Part of the Cololabis saira isolate AMF1-May2022 chromosome 15, fColSai1.1, whole genome shotgun sequence genome, CCATTTTCACCAGATACTAGCAGCTGTCTAtaaatattagggctgggcaataatTAATGCGTTATTATTGCGTTAactcattcatttattaatgtcgacatatatttaaaatgtcGGCGCATTAACGCATGTTGctcacatgcttttgttttgaaaagtctTTTGCCAGCAGCTGCGGAACCGGAAGAGAGTTGGCGGAAAAACATGCGGAAAGCTAAAACAGACATGGAGAGCGAGCGGTAAAATTACGGAACGGTTACAtggacattttcattttaaagttcTCCCAGGCGGCGGATTCGACCCCTGTAAAGGAAATTTCAATAGTGATTTTATGCTTCACACTTTCTAACAGGGACATTTGGTGGTGAATATGGACGGTAATGCTGCTCCCCGTTAAAAGTTTCTGCTGTTTCCTCAGGAATGGCCTGTTTTAATGTCATGATCATGGATCAGGATTTTGTACTgtagacttttttttatttttcataaaaaaacaggATGACATTAATGCCCTGGCAGTGGCAATaagctgtattttattttacagttttacaCTAGATATGTGTTACTGACAAGTGCTGATGTTAAATGTTTTCACAACAAATGTTAAGGCACTTTTGTTCatacttttataaataaaagtgcaCTTTACACGACTTTTGAATTCATTATTTGATTTTGCATACAATGTGATTAATCGTGATAAATCAGGGAAatcatgcgattaatcgcgattacaAATTTTAATCATTGCCCTaccctaataaatatatatatttatagataatattattaatattgagaggctttgtaattaatgaatcacatatcaatatttgacactagaagcaacatttttcaatttaaattgattttggtatatgactgaattattgaattgacacataaatgagcttaaacaacaaaattgtgtttattttgataactgAGTATTAACATAAAGTGCAATATGAATAATAGGAATATGATTGCATTGAGGTGCTAGCGGAGGCTGGAAGAGCTCCGGTGATAGGCCATTTCTTTCTTGCACAATTTGTACACAACTGTGCTTTTATCCAGGTTTCCACTCGGtagttttttaaaactaaaatttccGCCCACCGAACCCAGCAACGACTTCCCATCGGTTTGGGTTTCCATTGTTGTTTCTGGTGTTGAGTTCTGTGCATCAGTATTACGGGTAACTTATACCGGGAACTCGTGCAATGAGAAACGTTCTGCACTGTTTGGACTGCAAAAGTAAATTGCGATTAAAtgcgtaattttttttttgttgcgttATTTTTCTCTAATTAATTAATCGTAATTAACACGATAAAGTCCCATccctaatacatatatatatatatatatatatatatatatatatatatatatatatatatatatatatatatatatatatatatatatatatatatatatatctcagagCACCCACAGCGAGTCAGGGATGTTGGAAACAGGATTAACTGCAACAGACAGCTGGAAGGCTAAAATAAGCCACCAAAACCAGGcttccttttattctttattttatattatcttattttttttctaccgGACCAACCGGACGCTCCCCCTCCCCTACAAACAGGAGAGTAAAAAACACAGAAGCCAGGCATGGACCTCTCAGCTACTTAAACTTTCCAAAACCCTACAAGTCTGAAGAAGGTTCTTTTAACCCAAACCCAATAacagaaatggagggaaaagAACAGTTGGTGCCTAACTAAATTAAAGAAGAAATACAGGCAAAGACACCTGATGAAGGCTAAAATAAGCCGAAATGACGTGCACAAACCCAAGAGAAAGAACAAAATAATGGGACAaataaagacaagaaaaaagcaCTAATTAGAAGGACGTAAGGGAAAGTCAGAAAgtaaaaaaactataaataagcctgaggaagaggaggggctGAGTAGCATACGGTCGGCATGTGCATTTCCGGTCTTCTTCCTGGAGGACTGGTTTATTTTCCTTCACCTAaccaatcctaaccctaaccctacacaTTCATGGTTAAAACAAATTCATACATTaaaactcaagaatacattgaaacttagttaatttttttttcttttaaatctggataaatacaaacaaaaaaagtctcaataaaaaagaaaaaaaagtctaggTTTAGAAAACCTTAAAATAgaatgttttcatttcattttactaGACGTTattatttaaaaccaattttCAGTAACCCAAGATCCAGTGACAGAGCAGGAGGGTGTAAATAGAGCAGGAGAAGCTTACATTAATAGTGTTTCTAACACTGTTTCTTTGTGCCTTTGCCTGAAGAAGACTGAACGAGTCGAAACGTTGCGTTGAggtacacatttgtttttttgattattaatcacttttcattttcctaattattttttcattatataaataaatcctaATGGTGATGAATGACGACTGAACAAGCGTCATTGGGAGCTGCCCGGACAAACCGGACACCTCCTGTCTATGGGGGACGGATTCcttttcctaaccctaaccttaatctCATTCGTCTAAAATTCAAGTCTTTGAAAGATATTcagttcgtttgtctggtgaatcaagaaagactagtggaaaGAATCACAGGTTaacaacttttaatcatgtcaagcacaaggtttttccggccggagaTACATTTGTCTCCGGCCGGGGTACACTTCTTCAGACCGCGTGGGTCCGAGAGAAATGCACGACGTTTTCATGAGTCCAGTTgaatttatactgaaaaggagGATGTTCTTTGCAAGTGAATTTCATTGGTGGAGGGAGTCAGCTACGGGAAAAAAACCCCGAACTTTGTCACTTCCAGCTCTACATTTCCTTTAACTGTCTCCCATCTGAGGTGTCAAACCAGACCGCAGACcagaccccccaatgctaaacatctgtttctgccCATTGTCGTCTCTCAACAAATTGTATGTGTATTGCTATCAAGGGGAAATCACCTTAAGGTGTCACCTTTCCCCCGTCTCCTCTACAACaatgtgtatttgtatttaacttctaatctaatctaaacctTTTGCTCTTAATCAGAATGAGATTACTTTGAAGAGAGAGCCCAGACAGTTTTGGGCTTCAATAATTTCACAAAATCCTAACATcttagatttatttaatttaattaatattttttatagtcTTATTCAAGGCTagttctattttctattttgttCTATTTTGaaagaattaaaataaacattacatacattttattaaaagcaaggttaaaaggtttaaaataataacattctATTTCACTCAGTATTGAAGGGTAAGACAGTAAATGATTTGTGTGTAAAGTTGCTGGTAAAAGAGCCGGTAAAGACGGTTAAAAACAGAGGGTATAAAAGGCGGAGCCACCAGGAGGCTCATTCTGCTTCTGGCATTCAGAGCAACAACATCTCTCTCCCCAGAAACCTGTTCACAGTTTTACTGTTTCCAGCCTGAGGAAGACCCAGAGACGCTCCAAACCTTTTCATTTGGCACAACTTCCTTAGTTGTTTTCGATTTTAAAactccttttttgttttattttatttcatagaaaaatcttttttatttatttttccttaaaattagtttaaaattccttttattttttataaaaatggaaagcatttttgttatatttatttttttattcattggtGATTTAATTGGAACATTTATTAGTTAAAACCAATTTTCAGTAACCCAAGATCCGGTGACAGAGAGGAGGGTATAAATGGACATTTATTTGAGTTGGCACACATTAGTTTTTTTGATTATTAATCAAtttgttgaataaaaaataatttaaaatcaaactgaatatgtaaactccatgtgctgattaactaaatgtttctgtatGTGAAAGTAATGTGCATTCCTCTGACTTTCACTGAAAGTACCATGCTGTACCAGATACAGATAAGGAGGGGGCCGCGAGCCATAAACTTGGGCCACCCCTCTCCCCCTTTCTCTAAGAGTGATAAATATCCCTCACACACGCAAAGCTGGCAGATCTGTTAGGATGGCTGCGGAGCCTGCCCTGCTGGTCTCCCTCTGCAGAGGTAAAATATTTAATTGtatcccagtcttgtgtctttatttaacttttccagctcaatcaaCAAACCCAGGGTGATCAATTCGATCACAACATAACCCAAGATCCAGTGACAGAGAGGAGGGTATAAATAGAGCAGGAGGAGCTTACGttgatatattattatattaatatatattatattcattCTGCTCTCGCTCCTCGGACAGTGCAGACGTGCTTCACAGCTCTGATCCAGTGTTTCTTTGTGCCCTTTCCTGAAGAAGACTGAACGAGTCGAAACGTTGCGTTGAGGCACACATATATTTGAGTTggcacacatttgttttattgcttattaatcacttttttcattttcctaattattttttcattatataaaaaaaaatcctaatggTGATGAATGATGACTGAAGCACCGTCATTGGGAGCTGCCCGGACAGACCGGACACCTCCTGTCTAAGGGGGACGGGTTCcttttcctaaccctaaccttaatccCATTCATCTAAAATTCAAGTcttagatttatttaatttaagaacagggttaaaaagattttaatcttaaaaaagGTATGGCATTAATATTGTTATAGTCTTATTCAAGGttaaaagttctttattttgaaagaattaaaataaacattacatacattttatttactttactaCTCAGTTGTAGATTATGGTTCTGTAATTTGCACATTTATGACATCCAGTACTCTGAAGATGAGGAGCTCGCAGACATCCCTGTATTGTCATCAACAAATCCCACCCAGGACCCGCCATGTCGTCTCAAGTTAGATCGTTTGGTTACTTGGTAACCTTGGTTCTCTGAGTGAAGAGACTCtctctccactccgttacatatttCATGTGTACGGGGAATGAACCCCCTGCTGTCAAAGTACGTGGTTATTTCTTTAAGACACGCTTGTCCGGTCACGCCCTCAGGTTTTACCTATAAAGCACCTGTGCTGGTGTGTAACCAGTGATAGTTTGATGGAAACATGTCTCCGAGCGGCCTGAAAGCTGGAGAGATAGCAGAAAGAGTGAAAGACGTCCTACGAGAGAGGAGACTCTTTCTGCTGCTCTGTCTGTTTCCAACCTTCTTCAGTCACTCCTCTCTTTCTAGGTTTCACTTGTCTCTTTTTGTCAGTTTGGCTTTCATTctgtattataatattaatccTCTACTTCTCTGATTCTTGGGATTGTTGCTGCGTTGGCTTTACGTGCTACACGTGTTTCTCTAACTTCAAGAAAATGTGTTCATGTTAGGCTCGAGGGAAGGAGGGCAGACCGAAATGCAGGACAACACGTACAAGGTTCAGGTataacaaagtttatttaacaaaaggcGCTCCAAAAGGAGGGAAGGaatacaaacacaaaatcaCAGACCGAAAAAACGCGGCTGGAAAGTCCAAACAAAAGGCGCAGACCGGAGGGCTACTCACGGCTGGAAAAAGTAATCCAAAGGACCCAGGAAGGGAGGGTCGGTGCTCGTTGTGGTCGACCGGCCGGCAGCTGAGCGGatgctgctcagttgtcctgaattgcccctcggggatgaataaagtttctctGAATCTGAGGTCCACGAACAGGAGACCATGGAAGACCAAGAAAACAGGCAGCATACATACTGAGCTGGAGAGAATAATCCGACACTGCAGCTTGTGGGAGGCATGCTTAAGAGCAGACTGGGTGACGAGGCTGAGTGGTGTCAGATGTGGGGACGATGATAGGGATCAGCTGCGGTGCTTTGTCGCCCTTTGGTGGAGGAAGGGTGTTCCAAACCCTAACAGTTCAGCTGTTATCAAGAAAATGACCATTTAAATAGAAACCTGTCTCTCCCTGTTTTTACAGACTCATTAAACTGAAGTCAATTCACTtcattaatgttttattttcccctAAAAGAAATTACATGCAGTTTATTATGTCACGATATCAAATGATTAAAATAAATCATGATCATGTTTGTTTACCAGGTTAACACAGATGTTTGAttgaaagaaacttaaacaaaatcaatgttTCATATATGAAGGTTTTAAGAACCACAGTCAAAAATTATGAAATTAACATACatgatacatttaaaaaaggtttaaaaagatATGAAGCAACAATTATAAAACATTTGCTCACATGAGAACCAGCTGTGTTTTTAGACGTTTAAACAGTTTTTCAtgttttagtatcttttagttCCAGTTTGTTTAAAAACTCTGATCTTTGTAATGAAACTTGAGGAGCAACTTATAAACTCTGACATTTGAACacttaaaacatttacacaGAATGATTTTATTTGACTTTTCCTCTTCAAATGTTATAAAATCAGCAGGTTGATTAAAAATAGCTCTCAGATTTAGGAACATGGTGGATTTTTAAGTCATATTTAACTGTTTACTACATTTATTTAAACAGTAAAGTTtgaaagtaaaacataaaaTCTAATCTCAGTGATTCCAGCACATTTATAACATTAATACAAACTTGGATAAACAGAATCACAACTTTACAAACCTTTATATTTTGGTATCTTATTCATCGCTGAACAAATACGCTgaatgttttaaatgtgttgTATTTTCAAAGTTTTGAGATTCATTTGTTTGTACATGTGaactttttacttaaaataatccGATCTTGGAAAAGTTATTCCATCAAAACTCAGGTTAATCTATTCTTTGTCTGACAGATTCTGATCTCAGAAGTTTTTGCATCACCAGACTTTCCAATCCCAAAATAAGGGAAGAGTTTCTCAGTGAAAGTGTCTCTGTAAGTGTAGATGTGTTTCTTGTCTTCAGCGTTGTAGAAGGAAACCTTCCCCCCGTCATAGTCCAGCTGGACTCTGATCCTCCGGAGACTCGTCTTCATCGTGATGAACTCACTAACACCATTGATGTATTTTCCATCACCATGCCATAAACACCAGATTCCATATTCAGGTGAAGGAAGCAACTCTCCCTTCCTGTCAACGGAGTCTTTAACCAAACCTATAATCCAGCCGGGATAAtctcccacctccacctcccagcTGTGTTTCCCTGAGGTAAAACCCTCAGAACCAAAAACATCGGCATACTTGACATTTCTCTCAGGATTATCAGGAAGCTGCTGCTTTGTATCTCCACGTCTCACACTGGTCAGATCAGCAGACAGATAGAGACAGGTGTGTGCAGTGTTTGGGTCCAGAACCACCGGGCTGAAGTGGACCTGGTCCCCCATCCTCTCCCAGACTCTGAAGGCCAGGTTTCCCAGGTGTTTGGCCTCGTCTACCAGAGTTCCTGAGAGCAGCCGTGGATCTGACACTGAGCTCTGCTCTCTGGCTCTGTCCCGGGTGGGTTTAAACCTGCTGAGGAACGTCATgttgtctttctgcagctcTTCTTCCACAGCAGAGATGCTGTCTGACAGAGAGGAGATCTGCTCCTGGATCCTCTTTATCTCCCCGCTGATTCTCCTCCCcttctgctcctcttcctccctcagaGCTGCCAGTctggactcctcttcctccttcaggaactgctggagtttgtTGAACTCTGCTCTGATCTGCTTCTCTGTGGACAGCAGCTGCTTCTCCGAGTGTTGAACCAGATCATCATATGTTTTCTCCACTTGTTTGTATTTGTTCCTCTTGTCCTGCAGAGACTTTAAGTCAGatttcagcagctccttcagctcacCGACTGCTTCTTCTACAGGAACCACTTTGTGGTTCTGGTGCAGAAAAAGCTCACAGACAGAACACACAGCTCTCTGTTCGTCTATACAGAACAGTGGAGGTTTTTCTGGGTGTTTCTTACAAACTTCCTccagcctcttttcttctttttcagtcTCAGACGATCCACCTGCCTGTTTTCCAGCAAAAGAGTCGGCAAGTTCCTTCAGTGAAAAGCTCACAACAAGGTCTTtagaagattttcttttacagatgGGACAGTTTCTGTTTTTAGCTTCTTCCCAGAACGTTTTCAGGCAGCTTGAACAGAAGTTGTGGCTGCAGCCCAGAGACACCGGATCTTTGAAAATCTCTAAACAAACGTGGCAGCTCAggtaatttttaaaaagagttttttcatccattttttcaaatctttgaaATATCCTTCAATCGGTAGACTCACCAGTTAAATGTCCCTCTGTATCACAGATTTAAGTCCTTTTATTTCAGGTTTTTAGTTCATAACCTCCACCCTGAAATGGCGTCTCAGCTCCGTTCAGTCCTGTCAAAAATGTTCCAATGATCTTTCAGTTAAACCTGAAAGACCTGTTCTTCTCACGAGTCACCAGGTACATTTCAATATTCCTATGAGTAGGAGGCGACACTGGAGCTGTTCATAAAAACACTTAAATAGTCTCTTACTTATACtgtattattgtattgtttcttttttcagtaATTAACAGTCTGACTCTCCAAGCATATGTTTTGTATAAACTTACTGGTTTCAGAACATTTTACTGTCCCAAACACAAAATTAAAACGTGAATAAATGTTCCAGAAACAAtcgtttagttgtttttttttaacaggaaaacatgtttcaatttcataataaaaACACTATTTACATGTTTTATCCATAACTGAAAGTAAAGAGTGTGagttaataaacaaataataaaaaaagaaaaaaatccaggtcagaaaaaaaaatgttctcttTAAATGAGCAAAAGCATGAAATGACACATTACTTGGCATTTGACACAAAATTATTGATAAAACAAaatgaatagaaaaaaataagtgaGAAAGCAGTAAGACAAAAGCATTTAATGAGGTTTTGGAGGAAACTGCAACAACGGTTGAACCGGTTTCACCGGTTGAGATATTTTTAACTCGCTGGGATCACAATGAAACACGCCTGCAGAGACGTGTCTTGGCAACTTTCCTCATGCCGTCCTTGGCTGATGTTGCCCTTCCGAGGGAAAATAATATGATATCATATTTCaacatgattttctttttcattcgtaattttgataatttttctaAAATAAAGTCATCAGAGTCACTTATTCAGATTCACCAGACACCTCCTTGAGAGATGGGCAGAAGGGAGGGTTGGGGGGGGACGGCCTGACACGTCTGAAAAGGTGAGCTTGAAATGTAGCCTACACAGTATACCAAATGATCACAATCAACTCCTCTAAAATCCAATGTTGAGTTTGGGACGTTTAGTGAGCCTAAATAATCCGACAGCCAGCTGCTGATTTCGTTTTATCAAGCAAGATGCATGATGAAAATAATGCACCATTCAAATAATTCACTCAATGTGATTAAACAGCAATCTAATCTTGTATgttttgttaaaatgaagacaatTCGAAATGCCCACGGAAAAAAGACGCATCCAGGAGAGAGACGGACAATTCAAGGAAGCAGCTAAAGGAAGCACATCTCTGCAGAGTTGGCTGCAAAAAGCAACAGGTGAGGCAGAGACTTTGCAGGATTATAAAGATGACACAGTGGGCTAACTGATTAATTATCCTCATATTTTAGCCTAGTTTTctcttagggttagggttagggtttggggtttgggttaggggttagggttatggtttgggttagattagggtttggggttagggtttgggttagggttaggggttggggttaggggttagggttaggggtgggggttagggttatggttagaaTTAGAACAATAAACGTGCCTATCAAAGAAGGCAGGAGGAGCACGGGCCGTCCCAGTCCCGGTTCTGCTGGTTCCTCCAGCGCCCCCTGTGGACCGGAGTCCAGTCAGCGTCCCCCATAATGGGCTATTAAGAAAcagttttttaatattttcaatttttatgatttttttctttgttttcttaaaaagataaaaaataataataatacaagacACAAATTGTATTCAACTACTTAGGAAGGtgtacttaaaaaaagaaaagaaaaagaaaaggtggaCGACGTTTCGACCTTATAGTATGGTCTTCTTCATGTccaaaaagtaaagaaataaaagaaaaaagtagctGAAATAAACACACAGATTCTGCTGGGTGAGAAGGCCGAGAGAGTTCACTCGTCAAGCTCCAGCAGTCAACTGAGAGCTTTATTTAAAAATGACTCAATTTACAATTGTTTTAACCCCCATATCGATGAATTATATGTGTTTTAAACCCCTCCAAATTTCTATAATATAAGTAAGAGAATCCATTTAActatttcaaatacattttaatgtaaattatatcgtttttaaaaaataaaataagatgaacgggccctcacactcatGGCCTTTTCATGAATTCTACCCCAAATGATGGGATCAGCATTCAGGTTGTTTTTTGGAGATCCTTTCTTCATTATTTCTTTCAGCAGGGCTTATGAAGGATTCTCAAGAGAGGTATGAAGCACCTTGTGCGCTGATGAACCCGTCACCCTCCCCACTCTTTCCTCATGCCATCTTGCACATGCT contains:
- the LOC133461353 gene encoding nuclear factor 7, ovary-like, with protein sequence MDEKTLFKNYLSCHVCLEIFKDPVSLGCSHNFCSSCLKTFWEEAKNRNCPICKRKSSKDLVVSFSLKELADSFAGKQAGGSSETEKEEKRLEEVCKKHPEKPPLFCIDEQRAVCSVCELFLHQNHKVVPVEEAVGELKELLKSDLKSLQDKRNKYKQVEKTYDDLVQHSEKQLLSTEKQIRAEFNKLQQFLKEEEESRLAALREEEEQKGRRISGEIKRIQEQISSLSDSISAVEEELQKDNMTFLSRFKPTRDRAREQSSVSDPRLLSGTLVDEAKHLGNLAFRVWERMGDQVHFSPVVLDPNTAHTCLYLSADLTSVRRGDTKQQLPDNPERNVKYADVFGSEGFTSGKHSWEVEVGDYPGWIIGLVKDSVDRKGELLPSPEYGIWCLWHGDGKYINGVSEFITMKTSLRRIRVQLDYDGGKVSFYNAEDKKHIYTYRDTFTEKLFPYFGIGKSGDAKTSEIRICQTKNRLT